From Candidatus Xianfuyuplasma coldseepsis:
TGGAAGAAGAAAAATTCTTTGAAACATTGTCTCAAGGGGAGAAAATTCTCGACGAAATTATCACGACAAACGCATCAAAAACCTTATCTGGAGAACAAGCTTTTACGTTATATGACACGTATGGATTTCCACTTGAATTGACAATGGAAATGGCAGAAGAAGCTGGGTTTAGTGTGGATGTGGATGGATTCCATCATGAAATGAACAAACAAAAAGAACGGGCACGTAGTGCGCGTAAGAATCTCGTTTCAATGAACCATCAAAACGAAGCATTCATTAATTTTAAAGAGCAAGATGAATTTACAGGATATCACCACCTAAGAGAAGAAACAACCGTCCTTAAAGCGTTTGAAGAGGGAGTTGTGTTAGCACAAACTCCATTCTATGCAGAAAGTGGTGGCCAAGTGGCCGATCAAGGGGTACTTCGTACCGATGATCAAGAATACGTCGTACAGGATGTCCAAAAACTACCAAATGGACAATTTATTCATTTGTTAGATCATCATGATCTTCGTGATGGTGATCCGATTACAGCAATCGTTGATGAAGAAACCAGACGGTTAACGATGTACAATCATTCCGCCACACACTTATTGTTTGCTGCATTGCGTGAAGTAGTTGGAAGTCACGTTAGCCAGCAAGGTTCAAATGTAAGTAGTGAAGCCATGCGTTTTGACTTCAATAACTATGATAATCTAGACGATGACACATTACTTGAAATCGAACGTATCGTTAATCAACACATTCAAGAAGCCAAGGATGTCGATATTTCTGAGCAAACCATTGAGGATGCAAAAAACATGGGAGCAATTGCTGAATTTGGCGAAAAATACAGTGATAAAGTTCGTGTGGTCAACATGGGAACGACAATTGATTTGTGCGGTGGAACACATGTTGAAAATACCGGTGATATCGAGAAGTTTGCAATTGCATCAATCGAAAGCAAAGGATCCGGTATCTATCGGATTAGCGGTCATGCGAATGCATCAATTGACAATATTCGGCAACAGTTTGTAGGCTTCCATAAAGAAATGGATAAACTCGAAGAAAAAGCACACAAAATTGTTGAGGAAGCACATGGAAAAGGAATCGAGTTATCGTTTGAGTTCAAACGAAATAGTACGATTATTGGCAGTTATCAAGATGTTATTAATAAACGTAACGAGTTTGCAGAACTTGGTCAAATAGTACGGGATTTAGATAAAAAGTATCAAGAATTATCGAAACAGCAAACGATGGAAAATACCGATCAGTATCTCGCTCAGAAAGTTGGTAATACACTAGTGATTAAAACCCAGGATATCGATAAGAATAGCCTGCGTCCACTTGCCGATTCTCTGATGGATCATCTCACGGGAGGATTTGTCTTCATTGCCAATATCACTGGTGACAAAGTAACCTTTATTGCAAAGAGCCAGAATAAGAAACTACATGCTGGTCAAATTGCCAAACAGGCTGCAGTCATCTGTGGTGGAAATGGTGGTGGTCGACCCGATATGGCACAAGCTGGGGGGAAGGATATCACAAAAGTGGATGACGCCCTACATGCCGTGAAAGAGTTGATTCAATGAAAGTATTGGGTCTTGATTTAGGAAATCGTACGATTGGAATTGCGATTAGTGATAAACTTGGATTTTTAGCACGACCAGTTGAAACGTACCGTTTTGACGACCGTGATTTTCCAGCTGCAAAAAACTATATTGTGCAATTTGTCGAGGAGAGTCACATCACAGAGATTGTTTTGGGATACCCAAAAAATATGGATGGTTCTGTGGGTGAACAGGGGCAGATTAGTGAGCGATTCAAAAAGCTATTAGAGGATGAACTTGATATACCAATCATCTTATGGGATGAACGATTAACGTCAAAGATGGCTTCCTCGATGATGAAGGAACAAAAACTGCAACGAAAAAAACGAAAACAAACGATCGATACCATGGCAGCAACGATTATTTTGCAAGGGTATCTCGATCGTAGAAAGTAGGAATAAAATGGATGATAAACGATTGTTTATACAAGATGAACAAGGGAACGAAGTGGAATATGAAATTATATTGACGTTCACCAGTACTGAAACCAACATCAACTA
This genomic window contains:
- the alaS gene encoding alanine--tRNA ligase, with protein sequence MKQQTTNEIRQMWLDFFKDKHHKVEESASLIPNNDPTLLWINAGVAPLKKYFDGRVIPSNPRIVNAQKCIRTNDIDNVGKTARHQTFFEMLGNFSIGDYFRDEIIPWAYELLFDDAWYGFAQENIYITVYPDDQDTYDAWVKAGIAEDHLIRCEHNFWEIGEGPCGPDTEIFYDRGEAYGPFDLSLVEHDIENDRFIEIWNIVFSQFNAKNGLSRDEYPELPSKNIDTGMGLERMACVIQDVPTNFETDTFMTIIHGIERYANQPYNGQMSYKVIADHVRTVTFAVSDGAVLSNEGRGYVLRRLLRRAIKHGKSLGINHPFLFELVDDVIAAMGDFYTYLTDQKQLVQKVIRLEEEKFFETLSQGEKILDEIITTNASKTLSGEQAFTLYDTYGFPLELTMEMAEEAGFSVDVDGFHHEMNKQKERARSARKNLVSMNHQNEAFINFKEQDEFTGYHHLREETTVLKAFEEGVVLAQTPFYAESGGQVADQGVLRTDDQEYVVQDVQKLPNGQFIHLLDHHDLRDGDPITAIVDEETRRLTMYNHSATHLLFAALREVVGSHVSQQGSNVSSEAMRFDFNNYDNLDDDTLLEIERIVNQHIQEAKDVDISEQTIEDAKNMGAIAEFGEKYSDKVRVVNMGTTIDLCGGTHVENTGDIEKFAIASIESKGSGIYRISGHANASIDNIRQQFVGFHKEMDKLEEKAHKIVEEAHGKGIELSFEFKRNSTIIGSYQDVINKRNEFAELGQIVRDLDKKYQELSKQQTMENTDQYLAQKVGNTLVIKTQDIDKNSLRPLADSLMDHLTGGFVFIANITGDKVTFIAKSQNKKLHAGQIAKQAAVICGGNGGGRPDMAQAGGKDITKVDDALHAVKELIQ
- the ruvX gene encoding Holliday junction resolvase RuvX, yielding MKVLGLDLGNRTIGIAISDKLGFLARPVETYRFDDRDFPAAKNYIVQFVEESHITEIVLGYPKNMDGSVGEQGQISERFKKLLEDELDIPIILWDERLTSKMASSMMKEQKLQRKKRKQTIDTMAATIILQGYLDRRK